CACATTGCAATCAATATTAGTACAGTCGAGTAAAGTCGTCCAGTTGCTCGTAGTAGCATTTTTACAGATATAGAAAGTAAAATGCAACAATAAATGTTCACGtcctcttattattataatgatGTGTGTACTTGCCTCCCTGGTGATAAAGCCTTGCTTAACTGGCTCGTTTACCTGCCAGTCTTTGTGTTTACTCGCCTCCCGGCTTTCTGAACTTGCCTTGACTATGACCGCAATTAATTAAGACAAGCCTTAATTACGCATTTACGACTACCGGTAGATGCCAATTTGCAGCCTCGACTTTTTAACAATAGAAACGGAAACACCCTTAGCAACCAAAAGCGGTCACAGTCCGACGAGTGGTTTAGTATTGCCGCCATAAATCATAATTAATGTCCGTTTGCGCTTTTTCCTGTTTGCGTTCTGATTTAAGCGAGGGAGGAACTGCGACTTTCTGTGCGGGCCTAAAACGAACACTTCCTGTCATTCAGGGGCGTTTTTCCCGGATTTAAAGCCATGCCTCGGAGGAAGGCCGGACTTCCTGTCaccagaaaacaaacacacacacatgcatacaatACATTTCTATATCGATTCATGTCAAAATGAGCTTTCTGATTTCGTCCTGTCGGAATGAAACTGCTCCTTTTCACCAGTTGAATGCCAAAAGCTCCTACAAGCTTTTGAGTCACAGGAAGTTTACTTGGCCTCATGTGATGCAGAATTAAGATCCTCCTACACACAAAGCCTCATTTTTCCTGTTGAGTCAATGCACTTTTGGAGATATACTGAAtacaagtgtttttgttgttgcgaCTCGTTTGATTAGTCCGTAAGgtccagaaaaaaacagaatctGAAAGGGACTTTTAAAAGCAGTTATGCATTGCTCacttttttctcctttgctacatgtaaaatattaaatatttacttgTGACTATGTCTAggactggggaaaaaaatagtgttGCGCCATTTTTACGGAcgtttaatgtcatttttaacgTGCGACCCCATATTCGACCTTGCTTAAAACAACTTTTAAAgaagtattttttcttttggtgttGACGCAACAGAATTAGGAATAACCCGCGCCTACCCTCGTTTACGGCACGGTTGATCCTCTTCTTTCGGCCCGTCCAGATGCGCGTAAAGTCTAAAGCGGACTGCCAGTCGTCTTGTGTTGTGGCTCCATACCGCTGTGCGCGAAAGCGGATCCGCGGCTCTGCTCTGTGCTTTGCTTACCACAGAGCAGGAAGTCGGGACGCGCAGACGGACATCGGGCGCACTTCCTGTGGCGCATTATTCCCATCTGTGTAAaggcgcgcacgcacgcacacattcaTGCGAAGCGCACGCACGAACAGGACGCCACTCAGCGAACTGACGTCATACTTTTTGCTTCCTGCTCACCGGGATGGGTTCCTGTTACACGCGCACAACGAACACACACAGTTCGCCTTCCTGAAAAACACCAGTTGATTCACACTGTAACTGGTCTTGTTtgtaatcaaaacaaattcccagtctttaaaaaaacatatttcatcCAAAGGATTTTAATTAGCTAACCGATTTTACAGTATGCATTTATTGTCGACTTTGAatttcttttctccctcaaCTTGGACTTTGTCTCCCTCTTGTGGCTACAGGCAAAGCCTAACATTCTGGCAAAATTGCACTTGTTGACATCTGCACGATCACTACTACAAGTTGGACTCAACACTATTACTAGTGCAAAACAATAGTTTGAGTAAAGTTAAATTTCGTCCAAGTGAATCAACTTTGACGCTATCACGGAAACAAGTAGTTACAATTTACTAATAACGATGAATAATTGCAGTCGTAGGTCCATTTCTAGCGGCACCAGTTTGGTTGGAGTTGTTTGCGCCCTCTACTGGTTCTGATAAACACTTCAACTGAAGGTTTACTTCCGGTTTTGGCGTGAGTCGCGTTCATAATACCTCGGAAATGGGATGATAGTTTTCATATTGCGCACACATACTTGCGTATATTTGATTTATCTTTATATAAGATGTTAACATCTACACTTGTGCATCTATGGACGTGagtacaaattattttcttgtcGAAATTAGGATCGCGAATCGTCTTTTGTGACTCGATTCCGACATCTCACTGTCGTTTGAATGCAACATCTTCCACCAGGCGAACATGGGACTTCGGCAGCAAGATGAAGACCCTGCAAAGTCCAAAGAATCCACCTTGTCTTTGCCGAAACACTCCTACTGGTTCGACTTTTGGATTTTCGTCGTCTTTGACGTTGTGTTTTTCCTGATTATGTATTTTATAGTTCCCTAATATGGTAAGGGAACACTGGAGACGTTTGTGGCGTTTATAATCAGTGGGCATTTACGGAAGTGGCGAAACATGGACGTGTTTTGCGACAAACGTTTAATCCATGTACTAATTCAATGAATTTTCACGAGGTAACATTTTATTATAGACAAGTAATTGCTTTCTAAAATGCGTAAACTGAAAGCTGATGTTATTCAAATTTACGACTATAAAGATGATAAAAGTTGCCAAAACGTTCCCTTGAACCTATTTGGTGTTTGTCTAGTTTGCCACTTATtgctctttgttgttgttgttgttgttgttttgcctGACTGCAcgatttgtttcttttaaggGCGATGAGGGGGACCAGAGACTGAACTGCGATTACCAGTCCTGCTCATCGTTGTGGAAATGCTAACCCAGCAATCGACTGAATCCTCACACAATTTAATACGATGTCCATAATAGTTTCTCGTATTCAAAGACGAAAGATGTGCCTTTTTAAACACGTGTTTTCTTAACCATGTCTCACTTTGTGTGGCAATTGCCACTTCTGGAAGGACTATTGAATCGGATGATGAattgacatttcatttgtaataaagaaaatgtctttatttttctgtttcaaCTGAAACTAAAATGTTACAATCATAGATGTTACcgatggaaaataaatcagtgTTTGTGAAGTGTGTTTTGAAGTAGGTGTGTTCTGTGTGTCTATGTTGCCTTTATAACTTGCTAGTCAAAACAAACGACAAAATTGTCATTTCAATTtcgttgtgcatgtgtgacaatgacaataaagatctattcaaTGAGCATACTTATAGTCTTGATGACGCAATTTGGTGAtcgaactgaaagtgaaaggtGTCCCACCCACTGGCCCTCACCCCcttctcctgattggctggttgatctgtgacgtcatttacggacactccattaggtacaccaccactttcaggccacttcattagggaataatcatggtcaaagcttaaatgaaagtgaaaagtgccacacccgccctcacccccacctcctgattggctggttgatctgtgacgtcactcggacactccattaggtacaccgccattttcaagtgtacctaataacaggccactttattagggaaatatggtcaaaggtcacaggtgtcaaactccaggcctcggggccgcattccaacatgttttccttgactccctcgttaagtgcacctgcgtgaaaagttgggCTCCTGCAGCACGTGAAAATGCCCtcaacttttcccgcaggtgtgtttaacgagggtaacttcgaaaacatattggaacgcggcccccgaggactggagtccGACACCCCTGGCAAATTTGCTCAACACAGTCAccctaaaaaaacattccctcgttaagtgcacctgcgtgaaaacttttagctccttcagaacgtgaaagtagctaaaacttttcacgcaggtgcgcttaacgagggtcacttggaaaacatgttggaacgcggcccccgaggactggagttcgaCACCCCTGGCAAATTTGCTCAACACAGTCAccctaaaaaaacattccctcgttaagtgcacctgcgtgaaaacttttagctccttcagaacgtgaaagtagctaaaacttttcacgcaggtgcgcttaacgagggtcacttggaaaacatgttggaacgcggcccccgaggactggagttcgaCACCCCTGGCAAATTTGTTAAAATATGTACATGAAAAAACTTTAATCCAAGTCTTATCATCAATCAGGAcagcatgtatttatttgtggttTCCAGCTGCACTTATACTGTATGCTCATCTTGTACAAGAACAAAACACAgtcaccctaaaaaaaaaaacattccctcgttaagtgcacctgcgtgaaaacttttagctctttcagaacgtgaaagtagctaaaacttttcccgcaggtgcgcttaacgagggtcacttggaaaacatgttggaacgcggcccccgaggactggagttcgaCGCCCCTGGCAAATTTGTTAAAATATGTTCATGAAAAAACTTTAATCCAAGTCTTATCATCAATCAGGAcagcatgtatttatttgtggttTCCAGCTGCACTTATACTGTATGCTCATCTTGTACAAGAAAACACAgtcaccctaaaaaaaaacattccctcgttaagtgcacctgcgtgaaaacttttagctctttcagaacgtgaaagtagctaaaacttttcccgcaggtgcgcttaacgagggtcacttggaaaacatgttggaacgcggcccccgaggactggagttcgaCGCCCCTGGCAAATTTGTTAAAATATGTTCATGAAAAAACTTTAATCCAAGTCTTATCATCAATCAGGAcagcatgtatttatttgtggttTCCAGCTGCACTTATACTCTATGCTCATCTTGTACAAGAACAAAACACAgtcaccctaaaaaaaaaacattccctcgttaagtgcacctgcgtgaaaacttttagctctttcagaacgtgaaagtagctaaaacttttcccgcaggtgcgcttaacgagggtcacttggaaaacatgttggaacgcggcccctcgaggagtGGAGGTCACACCCcaggtttaagtgaaaagtgccccacccgccctcacccccacctgttgattggctggttgatctgtgacgtcacttggacactccattaggtacaccaccactttcaagtgtacctaataacaggccacttcattagggaataatcagggtcaaaggttaactgaaagtgaaaagtgccccacccgccctcacccccacctcctgattggctggttgatctgtgacgtcgctcggacactccattaggtacaccacaactttcaggccacttcattagggaataatcatggtcaaagtttaactgaaagagaaaagtgccccacccgccctcacccccaccttctgattggctggttgatctgtgacgtcactcacggacactccattaggtacacccccactttcaggccatttcattagggaaaaatcaggGTCAAAgtttaactgaaagtgaaaagtgaccCACCCGCCctcgccctcacccccacctcctgattggctggttgatctgtgacgtcactcggacactccattaggtacaccgccattttcatgTGTACATactacctaatcacaggccacttcattatggaaaaatcatggccaaagcttaactgaaattgAAAAGTGCCTTACCCGCCctcacctcctgattggctgccacatttgtgacgtcacctagggacacttcattaggtacactacCTTTGTGAGGTGACAGGCCATCATTAGGGAAAATTACAGTGACCTCCTCCACGACACGCATGGACACATCACAGGTGTACCCAAGTGTTTGAGTGACGAAATGTGAAGAgatctgtatttttatttccatggaCAGCAACTTAATTCTTAAAGCTAAACTTGCCCAATCACAAGACAACACTTTGGTATTAACGTGGTCAGAcacttttaatttgtttgaaCAATGAATCATAGAATCAGATCGCCATCAAGTGATTTTTAAGTACATCAAGAGGCCCGGGGCTGCTTGAAACCAGCACctgtcctctttttttctcctcaattcTGCAGCTTGgagatcaaataaaattaacattgaaagaaaaaaaacaaaaagaaaaccaaaggTACAGCATCACTCCTTCCAGATGTCACTCATATCCTGTGTGCTttgtggagagagagagagagagagagagagagagagagagagagagaaacagaCTACCATAGTATTTAAGATTGCTTGTAAAATGACCTGTAAATGTAGATTAGCAATTGTATATTAGGTAGATAACGTTTGGTtggttgggggaaaaaaaagaatggttAACATCAATACAATCAGAAGGTCTGAGCTCACAAGTGAGGTCGCTCACACATGcactaaataaaattaaaatgaattcaattgaAGCAAAATGACACCAAATGACTAGCTTGATTTCATCTCATAAAATAGGTTGGATTTAAGTTAAAAATGACTAATTGACATTATTGCACATGAGCTAAAGACAGTAATACTCTTGCAGCTCTGTTCGCTGACCCTCCTCATCATCCTACGTGACACATTCAGACACCTGGTGAAGAAGGTTCTTTAAACGgcaaccaaagaaaaaaaaagtgtgaaacCAAAATGCAATTGTGTGGAAAATTTCATTCTGCAAGAGCTCAAGGTGAAACACTGATATTGTGCTAGGACAGACAGGAAATGGCTGAACAAGTGCTTtgtcaaaaacacacaaaaaaaaaacaggcttaTTGTAATTGAGGCGCAtttaagaagaagaagaaaaaaataataaacagaaaaacatAGCCTGTGCTATCCTGACATGGTGCAGCAATGTCAAAGCCTAACTGCCAGGTTCAACCTGTAAGAGAGAAATCGTTCtggacataaaaaaataatgatggtGATCATGATGCTGTTTTTACCCTCCTCCAAGATTGCTGCTACATTAAAACCGCACGTATTCATGTGCAacatggggagggggggaaaggaTTTGACGATCTACATACTGTTCTGTTTTTGTCCTCCTTTTtctgtaatatatatatatatatatttatatatatatatatagattttttttgtacatgttcCGCCGCCTCTGGTTACTGGTATCGATTGGCAGTGTCCAGGTCCAATAACATGGCAGAGTGATTCAGTAAAAACACTGGAGTCGCACTgaggtttattttgaaaggagTCACTCTGGAGGAGGCTTACAGCTGGTCGTTGGCATCCCCGCCGCTCCCGCGTCTGCGCTCACACCGGCCCGTTGACGGCCACTTCTTGGGGCGCTGGCGGCTCCTCTCTGAGGTGCACAGGGATGCCACACTTTAGAACATGACACCACTACACCCGGCCACGGGAAGTCGTGCAAATTATATTAGAAATTTTCGCTTTAAATTAGGACACAATTAGGCCAATATTcgctttttaaatttttttttttttttgcattacaaCACATGCAAACCCAAGCCCATACCTCCTTGCCAAAAAATGTCTTCTCTCTGTTGTCAAGTTGAGCAAATAGACAAAGCGTTAAAGCAGAGAGAACCAACACGCTTTAATATGATGCTTTGAGTCTGTAGACAATCATGAACGCATCTTACATAAATGACTATAGTCATTAAATTAGCCGATGCACGAGAATCACCGAGTATTAATATTAGTATAAGTATTAGCTAAAACACTAGCTTGAATAACATGCTAAGAAGTGAGCAGAAACACGCTACGTTGACATAAGAAAAATCATACTGACAAAAACCGGTACAAAATAGATTTCTACGGAAGGTGGTAAGGCAGACAACTTTTGGGGTTGCCGTAGTTCGGACATCCCTGTCACTCGCTTGAGTCCAAGTGGGCGTTGGCGGAGTGACAACTTACTTCCTGTCAGTCTGTGCGGTTACGGGTGATTCCTCAGGAGGCTGCTGCGAGGCATCTGGAGGATCTGACAGTGAGAGTTTCTCCAGGGACACAGGACTCTCCTCGCTGCGCACACACAAGCCGGTTTGAGCTTCACAGTTCATTCGTCACACTCCCTTATTAGTCACCCATTTTGCCTTGGAGCTGCTGGTAGAAGCATCAGTACTGGTGGAAAAGTCCTCCGTCAACATGCAAACTTGTATTTAGGCTCAAGTTGCAGAGAAGTGCCCAGTAATTTGCACTCGCGACTTTCACCTATATTTAACTCGGTGTGGTACTTTTTGCTTCAATTATAGTTTTCTTATACATAACAAGCAGAAGGGGGATTTTGAACCTTGTGACGTCTGCTGTCTTGCCGCCGCCGGCAGCTGCTTTGGAGACGATAGTTGCTGCAGAGTTGAGTTCCTCGCCGTCGGAGCCTCCGGGCGAGCCGCTGTCCGAGGCGGCGGGAGGAGCCGCCGTCACGTCCCCCGAAGGCCCCATGCGGGGCGAAGCGACGGCGTCTGCTTGCGCGCGAAAAGGAAAGCAAGTGAGATGGGCGGAACAAAATGGCGCAATCTGGTCCGACCAGATGAACTCACCGCGCTTCTCGTGGTTTTGTTTGGCTTGTTTGTCCGCGTCGCTGCCTCCAGTATCTACGGGGGAGCTGCACCTGACTGTGCTGGAAGGGAAGAAAAGACACTTGAGCGCTAGCACTGGAAGAGTATTCATTCATTGAGTTTTATTAGAATGGGAAATAGGAACATTTTGGCTACGCGGCCCAGCGTAAAATGTCCAAGTTGAAGACATGCAAGCTAACCTTGAGAACGGCTGGAACGCCGTGAAATTGGCCCAGCCCGTTTCCTGGGTCTCGTTTCCAGCACCGGCGGGAAGTGCATCCCAGCCAGATGGAGTCTGGGATGCCGTGCTCCCGTCAGAGTCCCTGAAATTTGCTGTCCAGCCTGGCCCTGGAGACAGGATGGGAAGAGAGAATATTAATAGTatttcatcaaaataaaaattggttTCAAAAAAAGGATGTGAAAATAATCTGCAAGACAATTCTTTTTAAGAGTAAGGgactttgaaatatttcatttcattccgACACCTGGCAACTGTTGTAGCTGGCAAAAAGAGGCTACTTAAAGTCAACAAATGGGGTGTCGGACCTTAATCTTGACGCCCCACCTGTGTCTGATGTGTTCTGCTCAAACTCTTCCTCCTCGTCGGATTCGGAGCCGCAGTCTTGCTCCTGTCCGCCGTTTTCCAAGCTACTCCGGGAGCTTCCTTCTGATGTTTGGGACACCCCAAACCTGGGAAAGAGGCCCCACAATGAGCTTTAAATGGACCGTAGtagttgcattcatttatttgagcAAAGAACCATATTTACCTTGTTCTGGATTTAGCTTGCGTTGCATAGTTGATCTCCTTTTCCTCCCAAAtgtcctcttcctcatccGCATCATCAAACTGATGTATCCTCTCTTTACAGCAGGCCTCAAAAGCAGCTGCGTTGGCCTGTGTTGCGAGTCGACACGAGAATAAACCGCAGAGGCATTTGCATGTCCGCATGCCATAAACTAAAGGCAAAGGTCGTTGCGGAAAGAAGTATTTTAGCATAATCCCGACTGacaaattttatttgcaaaatgCTCCTTGTTTTAACCTCACATGGAAATTGCACAAGGATTTTTTctacttacttttttttagcttACTTGAGAGCACTTGCTGAATACTTACACTGTTATCATCAGAATCTAAATTGAAGTTTATTTCAGCAATTCGGTCAAATGTGGCGCTGGaggggaaaggaaaaaaaaaaagttacattaCAATGAGAGCTAACAGGACACGCAAGGCTGACGGCAGACTTGACAGTCGCAACTCACTTGATATTTTCGTCGTGTTCGCTGAACTCCTCGTCGTTGAAGCCAAACTGGTCCACGAAGTTGGCGGTCATCTGCTGGATCTGATAGTCAGAGAAAGCCTGGGAATGTCAGAGGGACACCTTTTAGGGGGACGCCACTGCGCTGAGTGTCgccgcgttttttttttttcccaagagCGCGTGACCCTACCTGTTGGAGGGACAGGTCGTTCGGGAAGGGGCTCTCCATGTCGTCGTCCTCGCTGGACGAGTGCATGTTGTGCGTGCTCACCTGTACAACGCACGGCACAAGAAAACAGCTGAAGGCACCAAACTATTGGACAGCGATCAAGGCGAATGAACAATTCacgaaaaagaaatcaaaatcgGGCTACTGTAGGAGTGGTAATCTTTTCTCTGTggtgaacgtcttctcaccaGCTCTactgtgtttcttctgttTGTTTCTCTCAGCGTTTCGTCCACAAAACTCTCCCAGCGACCTCTGCAGTCTTCGGGCAGCTCtgaattgtttaaaaaaataactttaattCATAATGACTGAGCGCTTGTTTCGAATGTTCCATTTACCTTTGATGAGGTCAGCAATCTGGGTCTGTACTGGCCCCTTCTCTAGGTTCTGGACCACCATGTTGGAAATTCTGGTCAGGTGACCCATGTTGCCTCTCCTGGTGCCACCCTCAGACCTGTGGAAGTCACAGCCACATTATTTCACCTGGAGATTTAAGAAATTACCCGACTGAGcagatttgtttaaaaaaacaaacaagaaaacacaCTCACTGTATTTTATCGTTCTCCTCCCAGGCATCGAGGATCTTTTGTACCAATCGACACTTCTGGAAAAGCTGCACATTTGAccccaataaataaataaaaagtgaaatcGAGCATATTGTTTGTCGATACTTCTATGGGGTGGAAGTCATTTTCTCACAGCTATGTATATGAAAAGGTATTCGGAAATGTCAAAAACAATGGCCGCTAGCCTGCGCGCTAACATCAGCAGCTCCCCATCTGACTAACAACAACACGGCGGTGCCGTCGAGCTGCACTTACATGTGCCACCAGGGTATTGTGGAGGGAGGTCTGTGGGTCACTGGTCCCGCCCGACTCCACCGCCTCGACTTGAGTTTCGGCGGCCGATGCCGCCTGCTGCCCGTTGTGGTTCTGGAGGCCCGGGTTGGGCCGCTCCTCGGAGGAAGGGTGGTTCAGGATGGCCGCCACACAGAGCTCCACTTGGAAGTGCAAAAAGTTATTCCACGAGTATTTGAAGAACAGATCCTGCGCAGCGGGACAAACACCAGACTTAGTATCGGAGTCGAGCTCGGGTTTTCGAATTGAGGTCGGGCCTACCAGTAGTAGGTCCATGGTGCCGAGGTCGCATAGCTCCTGGCAGATACTGGGGGAGGTGGTCTGCAGGAGGGCAGCCACCAGTCGGGCCACGTGAAGGCGGGCGTTCCCCAGTGGCTGATCTAGAACGCCAACGGTGGTCAGTATTGCACCTTTCTGCAGacggaagaggaagagagagcTCAAAGCCCTTTCGTGGATGCTGGAGTGAAGTTCATCAAGTGCTTGGCAAAGTCAATTCGCAGCTTTGTGTGCCATGCACTGTGTGGCGGTACCTTTGGGGGATCCAGAAGAAGCTGCTGGAAATCTTTTAAATGGGGCTCAATGGCATTTAAAATACTGCTGTTGACAGTGTAAGACCTTTCATAACCCTGAGAATACAGATCCATCAGCCCTTCCAACCTGGGGAGGAGAAGATCACCTATCAGCCCTTGTTCACAAACGATACTCTACACTGACACGATAACAAATTCCGAGTCGTCAACCCAATGAAGAGGAATTGGGTAACCTGGTGATCTCTGGCGATTCAGTTTTAAAAATCTGAGCGAGTGCTGGCTTTATTCGCATACTCACCCAGACCTCCTGGTCTCCAGTAAGGTAAGTAGCACTTGAGTTCCGTTAACAATGGAAGCCTCGTTCCTCTCGCCCTCAAACATGTTCTTGAGGAGTCCTGCTACAGTTTCTTGTCTGGAAGAAGCCATTTTGTTGACTGAGCAAACTGAGGCGCTGCTAATGATTCAGTTCATCTCGAGACGGAGCGACTTACGACTCGAGCACAGCCAATAGCGGATCGGCCTCCATGTTCTCCTGCATCTGATTGGCCTGGTCTCGGCTAAGGCGAATTATGTCACAAAGTGTTTGGGACGCGTTTGATTGTCTCTGACAAATTGGAAAGGAAAACCAGGcattcaaaaaaaatgcacgctTGGGAGGAAGAATCTAAATTCGCCCCGGGGACTTACCTCCTCATCTTTACCAGTATGGATAAGCTCAATGAGTCTTTGAACGAGCTTCTCTTCATTCAGCCACTTGAGGAACATAAAAACATGTTGGTTATTTAAGGATACGCTGCTTCACCTGCTAAATTGCAGATCATGGTTATTGTAAACTAccaatgagtttttttttttttactgtctaCAGGCAAGTCAGAGTTTTGAATTGGAGAGCTTACATGAAGGACCTCCTGCCTCAAAGGGGCAGGCTCCACACAACTGATGAGGCGAAGCAGCAGGTCCATCATAGCAGACGCATCTATGTGTTTCAGCACCAGAGCGATGAAGCCTTCCTTCTTCTTGAGAAAGGCGATCACCTGAGAGCGGCAGATTGACAGACAAATGCCACAAGGTGAGCATCCGTGCCGTTTGGCCGCACGAGGCCAATGCAGCTCTACCTCTTCGGTTTTCCTGGCAATGAGATTGCCGATGGTTTTGCTGAAGAAGCTGGCGAGCAGCGGGTTGAGGGGCGGGTCCTGCTCCAGAAAGTGGTAGAGCATCTCCAGGAGAGATTCTTCTCCGCCCAGCTTATCGTTTATGATAGACACGTCTGAGGTCAGGAGCTCGCACGCAATGTTGGGAAGCCtgtgaggaagaagaggcaATTTAGAAGcaacatttattaaaatagGGATAGCTCGCTTATTTGGTAGCATATCACATGATGATGTAACGAAGGTTACACATCACGAACGGACAAGTTTACGCACTTAAATCGGCTCCTCTCTTCCAAGTCGGCGGGCGGCTCTTTGGTGATGAGGCCGACCAGCTCCTGCATGCAGTGGTCCTGGGAGAGGAAGAGCAGCAGGCGGCGGTTCTGGGCCTTGCACTCCTGCAGCACGTCGTCTTCCTCCATCAGCTCGCGCAGCGTCACGTCCTCCCGGTCCAGCAGCTGGTCGATGTGGGAGGTGGTGTGCAGGTCAAACTTCCAAAACATGGTGGCCGCCGGGGTGGGGAACAcagccctgaggggaaaaAGTAACATGTTACATACAAGTGCATCACcagacgccccccccccctcaaaaaaaacaactcaatgCCAAAACCTACAGACTCTTTAAATACATTATAAAGTTAGTTTTTATCACCCATCTGTGAAAAGCATTTTGTATCTGCCACGTGAGGCGATCTCGAAGGGGCTACGGTAGTACATACCAGTGAATGAAATGTGGATATCTTTAA
This genomic window from Syngnathus acus chromosome 23, fSynAcu1.2, whole genome shotgun sequence contains:
- the ppp6r2a gene encoding serine/threonine-protein phosphatase 6 regulatory subunit 2a isoform X5, with product MFWKFDLHTTSHIDQLLDREDVTLRELMEEDDVLQECKAQNRRLLLFLSQDHCMQELVGLITKEPPADLEERSRFKLPNIACELLTSDVSIINDKLGGEESLLEMLYHFLEQDPPLNPLLASFFSKTIGNLIARKTEEVIAFLKKKEGFIALVLKHIDASAMMDLLLRLISCVEPAPLRQEVLHWLNEEKLVQRLIELIHTGKDEERQSNASQTLCDIIRLSRDQANQMQENMEADPLLAVLESQETVAGLLKNMFEGERNEASIVNGTQVLLTLLETRRSGLEGLMDLYSQGYERSYTVNSSILNAIEPHLKDFQQLLLDPPKKGAILTTVGVLDQPLGNARLHVARLVAALLQTTSPSICQELCDLGTMDLLLDLFFKYSWNNFLHFQVELCVAAILNHPSSEERPNPGLQNHNGQQAASAAETQVEAVESGGTSDPQTSLHNTLVAHLFQKCRLVQKILDAWEENDKIQSEGGTRRGNMGHLTRISNMVVQNLEKGPVQTQIADLIKELPEDCRGRWESFVDETLRETNRRNTVELVSTHNMHSSSEDDDMESPFPNDLSLQQIQQMTANFVDQFGFNDEEFSEHDENINATFDRIAEINFNLDSDDNSANAAAFEACCKERIHQFDDADEEEDIWEEKEINYATQAKSRTRFGVSQTSEGSSRSSLENGGQEQDCGSESDEEEEFEQNTSDTGPGWTANFRDSDGSTASQTPSGWDALPAGAGNETQETGWANFTAFQPFSSTVRCSSPVDTGGSDADKQAKQNHEKRADAVASPRMGPSGDVTAAPPAASDSGSPGGSDGEELNSAATIVSKAAAGGGKTADVTSEESPVSLEKLSLSDPPDASQQPPEESPVTAQTDRKEEPPAPQEVAVNGPV
- the ppp6r2a gene encoding serine/threonine-protein phosphatase 6 regulatory subunit 2a isoform X3, yielding MFWKFDLHTTSHIDQLLDREDVTLRELMEEDDVLQECKAQNRRLLLFLSQDHCMQELVGLITKEPPADLEERSRFKLPNIACELLTSDVSIINDKLGGEESLLEMLYHFLEQDPPLNPLLASFFSKTIGNLIARKTEEVIAFLKKKEGFIALVLKHIDASAMMDLLLRLISCVEPAPLRQEVLHWLNEEKLVQRLIELIHTGKDEERQSNASQTLCDIIRLSRDQANQMQENMEADPLLAVLESQETVAGLLKNMFEGERNEASIVNGTQVLLTLLETRRSGLEGLMDLYSQGYERSYTVNSSILNAIEPHLKDFQQLLLDPPKKGAILTTVGVLDQPLGNARLHVARLVAALLQTTSPSICQELCDLGTMDLLLDLFFKYSWNNFLHFQVELCVAAILNHPSSEERPNPGLQNHNGQQAASAAETQVEAVESGGTSDPQTSLHNTLVAHLFQKCRLVQKILDAWEENDKIQSEGGTRRGNMGHLTRISNMVVQNLEKGPVQTQIADLIKVIFLNNSELPEDCRGRWESFVDETLRETNRRNTVELVSTHNMHSSSEDDDMESPFPNDLSLQQIQQMTANFVDQFGFNDEEFSEHDENINATFDRIAEINFNLDSDDNSANAAAFEACCKERIHQFDDADEEEDIWEEKEINYATQAKSRTRFGVSQTSEGSSRSSLENGGQEQDCGSESDEEEEFEQNTSDTGPGWTANFRDSDGSTASQTPSGWDALPAGAGNETQETGWANFTAFQPFSSTVRCSSPVDTGGSDADKQAKQNHEKRADAVASPRMGPSGDVTAAPPAASDSGSPGGSDGEELNSAATIVSKAAAGGGKTADVTSEESPVSLEKLSLSDPPDASQQPPEESPVTAQTDRKEEPPAPQEVAVNGPV